In one window of Frigoriglobus tundricola DNA:
- a CDS encoding response regulator — translation MLKPILLVEDNPKDLELTLLALAKSNLANEVVTVRDGEECLDYLFMRGPHAGRAKGHPAVVLLDLKLPKVDGLQVLEELKKDATLQGVPVVMLTTSREEQDLLRSYKLGVNAYVVKPVAFKDFMQAIQDLGVFWAVINEPPPGSLKPGRPAPSE, via the coding sequence GTGTTAAAGCCCATCCTCCTCGTCGAGGACAACCCGAAGGACCTGGAGCTGACGCTCCTCGCCCTGGCCAAAAGCAATTTGGCCAACGAGGTGGTCACGGTCCGCGACGGCGAGGAGTGCCTCGACTACCTGTTCATGCGCGGCCCCCACGCGGGGCGCGCGAAGGGCCACCCGGCGGTCGTCCTGCTCGACCTCAAGTTGCCGAAGGTGGACGGGCTCCAGGTGCTGGAAGAGCTCAAGAAGGACGCGACGCTCCAGGGCGTGCCCGTGGTCATGTTGACGACCTCGCGCGAGGAGCAGGACCTGCTCCGCAGTTACAAGCTGGGCGTGAACGCCTACGTGGTGAAGCCGGTCGCGTTCAAGGATTTCATGCAGGCGATCCAGGACCTCGGCGTGTTCTGGGCGGTCATCAACGAGCCCCCCCCGGGCAGCCTCAAGCCCGGCCGCCCGGCGCCGAGCGAGTGA
- a CDS encoding ATP-binding protein, whose translation MNLPNGAADVDLTACDREPIHIPSCIQPHGALAALAESDLTVLQVSDNSADIFGAPPADLLGRAITDVVRELPADPLRELLAKIPPRGEPVLLRALRTGGRLLNVLGHRADGAIVLEFEPTSDPDPSPRALHPTVAQFITKVQGVPSVDELARLMSAEVRRVTGFDRALVYRFDPNGTGVVVGEDGNGRLPSYRDHRFPASDIPKQARELYRTNRLRLIPDAAYRPAALVPVHNPLTGRPLDLSHSSLRSVSPVHVEYMRNMRTAASMSVSVLKGGDLWGLVVCHHHAPRSVPFEVRTVCDLLAQVFALQVAAREHVADYERRVELKSALNRLLAHMAAADDYVRGLLDHPDDLLSFVGATGAAVVGNGRCDRVGAAPSEAQVRRLTDWLFGERKRDVFHTNALASEFPEAAAYPAVASGLLGISVSKLNPTMVLWFRPEVIETIRWGGDPRRPTDLGGVPGRLHPRKSFETWSQTVRNQAVPWLPSETEAAAELRNAVLGIVLRRAEEMAALNVELQRSNKELEAFSYSVSHDLRAPLRHIVGYAEMLKESAAAKLAPGEQKYVDTIIESSVYAGQLVDALLSFSRMGRAALDRGRVEMGALVSEVRRGVTTEFAGRRVRWTVAALPAVEGDAMMLKLAVRNLLTNALKYTKTRAEAEIEIGCREEGAEYVFSVRDNGVGFDMRYRDKLFGVFQRLHRWEDFEGTGIGLANVRRIVERHGGRTWAEGEVDKGATFYFTLPVPNTREG comes from the coding sequence GTGAATCTTCCGAACGGTGCGGCCGACGTGGATCTGACGGCGTGCGACCGCGAACCCATCCACATCCCTTCGTGCATCCAACCGCACGGCGCGCTGGCGGCGCTGGCCGAGTCGGACCTGACGGTCCTTCAGGTGAGCGACAATAGCGCGGACATTTTCGGCGCCCCGCCGGCCGACCTGCTCGGGCGGGCGATCACCGATGTGGTCCGCGAACTCCCCGCGGACCCGCTCCGCGAGTTGCTCGCGAAAATTCCCCCCCGCGGGGAGCCGGTGCTGCTCCGCGCGCTCCGGACCGGCGGGCGGCTCCTGAACGTCCTCGGGCACCGCGCCGACGGGGCGATCGTCCTCGAATTCGAACCGACCTCCGACCCCGACCCGTCCCCCCGGGCGCTGCACCCGACCGTCGCGCAGTTCATCACGAAGGTCCAGGGCGTGCCCTCGGTGGACGAACTCGCTCGCCTGATGTCGGCCGAAGTGCGGCGCGTGACGGGGTTCGACCGGGCACTCGTTTACCGCTTCGATCCGAACGGGACCGGGGTGGTCGTCGGGGAGGACGGCAACGGCCGGTTGCCGTCGTACCGGGACCACCGGTTCCCCGCGTCGGACATTCCGAAGCAGGCCCGCGAACTGTACCGCACCAACCGGCTCCGGCTCATTCCGGACGCCGCGTACCGCCCGGCGGCGCTGGTGCCGGTTCACAACCCGCTGACCGGCCGGCCCCTGGACCTGTCGCACTCGAGCCTCCGGAGCGTGTCGCCGGTTCACGTCGAGTACATGCGGAACATGCGGACGGCCGCATCAATGTCGGTGTCGGTGCTGAAGGGCGGCGACCTGTGGGGCCTCGTCGTGTGCCACCACCACGCCCCGCGGTCGGTCCCGTTCGAGGTCCGGACCGTGTGCGACCTACTCGCACAGGTGTTCGCGCTCCAGGTGGCCGCCCGCGAGCACGTCGCCGATTACGAGCGCCGGGTGGAGCTGAAGTCCGCGCTGAACCGCTTGCTCGCGCACATGGCGGCCGCCGACGACTACGTCCGCGGGCTGCTCGACCACCCCGACGACCTGCTCTCCTTTGTGGGAGCGACGGGGGCGGCGGTGGTGGGCAACGGCCGGTGCGACCGCGTCGGCGCGGCCCCCTCCGAGGCTCAGGTGCGGCGGCTGACGGACTGGCTGTTCGGCGAACGGAAGCGGGACGTGTTTCACACGAACGCGCTGGCCTCCGAGTTCCCGGAAGCGGCCGCCTACCCCGCTGTGGCGAGCGGGCTGCTCGGGATCTCCGTCTCCAAGTTGAACCCGACGATGGTGCTCTGGTTCCGGCCCGAGGTGATCGAAACGATCCGCTGGGGCGGCGACCCGCGGAGGCCGACCGATCTCGGCGGCGTGCCCGGCCGCCTGCACCCGCGCAAGTCGTTCGAGACGTGGTCCCAGACGGTGCGGAACCAGGCCGTGCCGTGGCTGCCGAGCGAGACCGAGGCCGCCGCCGAGTTGCGGAACGCCGTTCTCGGCATCGTGCTGCGCCGGGCCGAGGAGATGGCCGCGCTCAACGTCGAACTCCAGCGCAGCAACAAGGAACTGGAAGCGTTCTCGTACTCCGTCAGCCACGACCTGCGCGCCCCGCTGCGGCACATCGTCGGGTACGCGGAGATGCTCAAGGAGTCGGCCGCCGCGAAGCTCGCGCCGGGCGAACAGAAGTACGTGGACACCATCATCGAGTCGAGCGTGTACGCCGGGCAACTGGTGGACGCGCTGCTCTCGTTCTCGCGCATGGGCCGGGCGGCTCTCGACCGGGGCCGGGTCGAGATGGGCGCGCTCGTGAGCGAGGTGCGGCGCGGCGTGACGACCGAGTTCGCCGGGCGCCGCGTGCGGTGGACGGTCGCCGCCCTGCCGGCGGTCGAGGGCGACGCCATGATGCTCAAGCTGGCGGTCCGCAACCTCCTCACCAACGCCCTCAAGTACACCAAAACGCGGGCCGAGGCGGAGATCGAGATCGGCTGCCGGGAGGAGGGCGCGGAGTACGTCTTCTCGGTCCGGGACAACGGCGTCGGGTTCGACATGCGGTACCGGGACAAGCTGTTCGGGGTGTTCCAGAGGTTGCACCGGTGGGAAGATTTTGAGGGGACTGGCATCGGACTTGCGAACGTCCGGCGGATAGTTGAGCGCCACGGCGGGCGGACCTGGGCCGAGGGAGAAGTGGACAAGGGTGCCACGTTCTATTTCACGCTCCCGGTCCCCAATACGCGCGAGGGTTGA
- a CDS encoding biliverdin-producing heme oxygenase has product MTGGRVLQLLKEGTAPQHEAVERRFDLNNRLRDTHTYTALLGRLYGFYQPLEAALGRVTGYEDLGLHLHERRKVAWLVSDLTALGCVPDSFPTCAHVPEIDSLGPAFGSMYVVEGASLGGRHISKLVAQRLGLTPDRGCSFFASYRDRIGPMWDAFRAALVRFAGTPSAEQQVVTAAVQTFESLDRWLARDEGVS; this is encoded by the coding sequence ATGACTGGTGGGCGCGTACTTCAGTTGCTGAAAGAAGGAACGGCACCGCAGCACGAGGCCGTCGAACGCCGGTTCGATCTCAACAACCGCCTTCGTGACACACACACTTACACCGCTTTGCTCGGTCGCCTGTACGGCTTCTACCAGCCGCTCGAAGCCGCACTCGGTCGCGTAACGGGGTACGAAGACCTCGGCCTTCATCTCCACGAGCGCCGAAAAGTCGCGTGGTTGGTCTCGGACCTGACCGCACTCGGCTGCGTCCCGGACTCATTTCCGACCTGCGCCCACGTACCCGAGATCGACTCGCTCGGCCCGGCGTTCGGGAGCATGTACGTGGTGGAGGGTGCGTCACTGGGCGGGCGGCACATCAGCAAGTTGGTCGCGCAGCGGTTGGGGCTGACCCCGGACCGGGGGTGCTCGTTCTTCGCCAGCTACCGCGATCGGATCGGACCGATGTGGGACGCGTTCCGGGCGGCACTGGTTCGGTTCGCCGGCACCCCGTCGGCCGAACAACAGGTGGTGACCGCCGCGGTTCAGACGTTCGAGAGCCTCGACCGCTGGCTGGCTCGTGACGAGGGCGTGTCGTGA
- a CDS encoding CsbD family protein, which yields MADTIREKIENAGEAAKDTAKKAGEKVKDGADTVAEKTANAAKSAGQAVKDAGQKLKDKSGS from the coding sequence ATGGCCGATACCATCCGCGAGAAGATCGAGAACGCCGGTGAAGCCGCGAAGGACACGGCGAAAAAGGCCGGCGAGAAGGTGAAAGACGGGGCCGATACGGTCGCCGAGAAGACCGCCAACGCGGCCAAATCGGCCGGCCAGGCGGTGAAGGACGCCGGCCAGAAGCTGAAGGACAAGAGCGGCTCGTAA
- a CDS encoding DUF2171 domain-containing protein yields MSNLKDKAAEAGHAVADAAKHVGHKIAEGASEAAAFVKQKAGIGCADKGENLGVSGIKEHMGVYASCGKKVGVVDHLEANAIKLTRNDSPDGQHHFVPTAWVGRVHEDHVHLTKNSSETESGWKTSAAACANC; encoded by the coding sequence ATGTCGAACCTCAAAGATAAAGCTGCGGAGGCGGGCCACGCGGTTGCCGATGCGGCCAAGCACGTCGGCCACAAGATCGCCGAAGGGGCGTCTGAGGCCGCCGCGTTCGTGAAGCAGAAGGCCGGGATCGGCTGCGCCGACAAGGGCGAGAACCTGGGCGTGTCCGGGATCAAGGAACACATGGGCGTGTACGCCTCGTGTGGGAAGAAGGTGGGCGTGGTCGATCACCTCGAGGCGAACGCGATCAAGCTGACCCGGAACGACAGCCCGGACGGCCAGCACCACTTCGTCCCGACCGCGTGGGTGGGGCGCGTCCACGAGGACCACGTCCACCTGACCAAAAACTCGTCCGAAACCGAGAGTGGGTGGAAGACCAGCGCCGCCGCTTGCGCGAACTGCTGA
- a CDS encoding RNA polymerase sigma factor — translation MDEDRDFRELICRVRTGDHTAAAELVTRYMPAVRRVVRLKLRDSRARRLLDSMDVCQDVLTSFFIRASSGQYDLDCPAKLVRLLVVMARNKLVSAGRSPFVARREHPGPSVDAVFAGLATRDPSPSGLLAWKDLLHEVRNRLTDDERRLADRRAERWDWAAIAAEVGGTPDAARKRLARALDRVSNQLGLKEWNHG, via the coding sequence GTGGACGAGGATCGTGATTTTCGTGAGCTGATTTGCCGGGTCCGCACCGGCGACCATACCGCCGCCGCCGAACTGGTGACGCGTTACATGCCGGCCGTGCGGCGCGTGGTGCGCCTCAAACTGCGCGACTCGCGCGCCCGGCGCCTCCTCGATTCGATGGACGTCTGCCAGGACGTCCTCACCAGCTTCTTCATCCGCGCCTCGTCCGGGCAATACGATCTCGACTGCCCGGCCAAACTCGTCCGCCTCCTGGTCGTCATGGCCCGCAACAAACTCGTCAGCGCGGGCCGCAGCCCCTTCGTCGCGCGGCGCGAGCACCCGGGGCCGTCCGTCGACGCCGTGTTCGCCGGTCTGGCGACGCGCGACCCCAGCCCGAGCGGGCTGTTGGCCTGGAAGGACCTGCTCCACGAAGTGCGCAATCGCCTGACCGACGACGAGCGCCGCCTGGCGGACCGGCGCGCGGAGCGGTGGGACTGGGCGGCCATCGCCGCGGAAGTCGGCGGCACCCCCGACGCCGCGCGCAAGCGGCTGGCCCGCGCCCTTGACCGCGTCTCGAACCAACTCGGACTGAAAGAGTGGAATCATGGATGA
- a CDS encoding serine/threonine-protein kinase, with protein sequence MDDLESPAGGGDFSRTSIDALLDDQSGCWRRGERTPAEAFLERRAEPDTEAALDLIYHEILLRSRRGEDPDPEEYVRRFPQFREQLRAHFEVHEFIGSGASPLNTAVDHETDGADGGRRPGGELPAVTGYEILAELGRGGNGVVYHARGTGLKRMTALKVLRGGALANPREAARLRGEALALARIGHPNIIQIYEFGETGGRPYLALEFAPGGTLEARLRGAPQPARAAAELVETLARAVHAAHRAGVIHRDLKPANVLFAADGTPKIADFGLAKRLNAEDAQTRTGDILGTPYYMAPEQVHGTAVGPATDVYALGAILYELLTGLPPFRGTTVWGTLAQVIGRDPVPPRQLVPSAPRDLETICLKCLHKDPAHRYGGAAELADDLGRFLARRPVRARPAPTWERVWKWAQRRPGTAAGLVTALVVTVGMAAAHEVDLRQRLACAEREAAVADVNRMLSDVQGHVNAGHWQEASDQLHEQVAARLSAARAAFPGDDRLGELAGAADRLQKQIDSRLTDAARLRRFRALRRDVGFDATPFNGSNSADRLRQTRASVSEALRLFDLAPGRGTSGLDASHLTAEEKREVREGCCELLLELSDAEAAVADGGARAADVLDFAAQLGVETPLIEARRPERPVTGPPALTRGFEWFLRGNDLCRAGRVADARNAYCEALAVHPEHFGARYALGVCYLKDRAGADVRRAHLLLAREHFTHCIQTHSERVWLYLQRAMAEDELGDAAAAEADYDQVERKLRDAPDPTALYALHVNRGVGRIKRRDPAGAVPDLTRAAELKPGELPAYFDLAKACQDLARTDRGQLLKAREYLDQAVGIARPAALADVFRGRAKINEELNDWKAAVSDLEQAVRHEPAGASSPGAATDLRRQGQLLLKCDKAEDALRAADARSRRRPTTPRRTGSGSAAALLRLDRYSDAIAALDRHVVDGERKAGRRPEARVYRARAQAAVAVGDYAAAAEDYGRGAGRRRPGERGRGPRRARVVPRDAGNLAAGAARLRAGGAARSREQ encoded by the coding sequence ATGGATGATCTCGAATCCCCGGCCGGCGGGGGCGATTTCTCCCGGACGTCGATCGACGCCCTCCTCGACGATCAGAGCGGCTGCTGGCGGCGCGGGGAGCGCACGCCGGCGGAGGCCTTCCTGGAGCGGCGGGCGGAGCCGGACACCGAGGCCGCGCTCGATCTCATCTACCACGAGATCCTCCTGCGCAGCCGCCGCGGCGAGGACCCGGACCCCGAGGAGTACGTCCGGCGGTTCCCCCAGTTCCGCGAGCAGCTCCGGGCGCATTTCGAGGTCCACGAGTTCATCGGCTCCGGGGCGTCCCCGCTGAACACCGCTGTGGACCACGAAACGGACGGCGCGGACGGCGGCCGCCGCCCGGGGGGCGAGCTCCCCGCCGTGACGGGTTACGAGATCCTGGCCGAATTGGGGCGGGGCGGCAACGGCGTGGTGTACCACGCGCGGGGCACGGGCCTGAAGCGGATGACGGCCCTCAAGGTGCTGCGCGGCGGCGCGCTCGCCAACCCGCGCGAGGCCGCCCGGCTGCGCGGGGAGGCCCTGGCGCTTGCGCGAATCGGCCACCCGAACATCATTCAAATATACGAGTTCGGCGAAACGGGCGGGCGCCCCTACCTCGCCCTGGAGTTCGCGCCCGGCGGCACCCTGGAGGCGCGCCTGCGCGGCGCCCCGCAACCGGCCCGCGCCGCGGCCGAACTGGTGGAAACGCTGGCGCGGGCCGTCCACGCCGCGCACCGGGCCGGGGTGATCCACCGCGACCTGAAACCGGCCAACGTCCTCTTCGCCGCGGACGGCACGCCCAAGATCGCCGACTTCGGCCTCGCCAAGCGGCTCAACGCCGAGGACGCGCAGACCCGCACCGGCGACATTCTCGGCACGCCGTACTACATGGCCCCCGAGCAGGTTCACGGCACCGCCGTCGGGCCGGCGACGGACGTCTACGCGCTGGGGGCCATCCTGTACGAGCTCCTGACCGGCCTGCCGCCGTTCCGGGGCACGACGGTGTGGGGCACGCTGGCGCAAGTCATCGGCCGCGACCCGGTCCCGCCGCGGCAACTCGTCCCGTCCGCCCCGCGCGACCTGGAAACGATCTGCCTCAAGTGCCTGCACAAGGACCCGGCGCACCGCTACGGCGGCGCCGCCGAGTTGGCCGACGACCTGGGGCGGTTTCTGGCCCGGCGGCCCGTTCGGGCGCGGCCCGCGCCGACGTGGGAGCGCGTCTGGAAGTGGGCGCAGCGCCGGCCGGGCACCGCGGCCGGACTCGTCACGGCGCTGGTCGTGACGGTGGGTATGGCCGCGGCACACGAGGTCGATTTGCGGCAGCGCCTGGCCTGTGCCGAGCGCGAGGCCGCGGTCGCGGACGTGAACCGAATGCTCAGTGACGTTCAGGGGCACGTCAACGCCGGGCACTGGCAGGAGGCGAGCGACCAGTTGCACGAGCAGGTGGCGGCCCGCCTGAGTGCGGCGCGGGCGGCGTTCCCCGGGGACGACCGGCTCGGCGAACTGGCCGGGGCGGCCGACCGGTTGCAGAAGCAAATTGACAGCCGGTTGACGGACGCGGCGCGGCTGCGGCGCTTCCGTGCCCTGCGTCGCGATGTCGGCTTCGACGCCACGCCGTTCAACGGGTCGAATTCGGCCGACCGCTTGCGACAGACACGAGCGTCCGTCAGCGAAGCGCTCCGGTTGTTCGATCTCGCGCCGGGCCGGGGCACATCCGGGCTGGACGCGTCGCACTTGACGGCCGAGGAGAAGAGGGAAGTCCGTGAGGGGTGCTGTGAGCTCCTGCTGGAACTGTCCGACGCGGAGGCCGCTGTGGCGGACGGCGGCGCCCGGGCCGCCGACGTGTTGGATTTCGCCGCTCAACTCGGCGTCGAAACGCCTCTGATCGAGGCCCGGCGTCCGGAGCGACCTGTCACCGGGCCGCCTGCGCTCACACGCGGCTTCGAGTGGTTCCTGCGCGGCAACGACCTCTGCCGTGCCGGGCGCGTGGCGGACGCGCGGAACGCTTACTGTGAGGCCCTGGCCGTTCACCCCGAGCACTTCGGAGCCCGGTACGCGCTGGGCGTCTGCTACTTGAAGGACCGGGCGGGGGCCGATGTGCGCCGGGCGCACCTGCTCCTGGCCCGCGAGCACTTCACCCATTGCATTCAGACACACTCCGAACGCGTCTGGCTGTACCTTCAACGCGCGATGGCCGAAGACGAGCTGGGCGACGCCGCGGCGGCCGAGGCCGACTACGATCAGGTCGAACGCAAACTCCGGGACGCGCCCGATCCGACGGCCCTGTACGCGCTGCACGTCAACCGCGGCGTCGGCCGGATCAAGCGGCGCGACCCGGCCGGGGCCGTCCCCGATCTCACCCGCGCCGCCGAACTGAAGCCGGGCGAGCTGCCGGCGTACTTCGATCTCGCCAAGGCGTGCCAGGACCTCGCACGCACCGACCGCGGTCAGTTGCTCAAGGCCCGGGAGTACCTGGACCAGGCGGTCGGGATCGCGCGGCCCGCCGCGCTGGCCGACGTGTTCCGCGGCCGGGCCAAAATCAACGAGGAGCTAAACGATTGGAAAGCGGCGGTGAGCGATCTGGAGCAGGCGGTGCGGCACGAGCCGGCCGGGGCATCGAGTCCGGGCGCGGCGACCGATCTCCGGCGTCAGGGGCAACTGCTGCTGAAATGCGATAAGGCCGAAGACGCGCTACGGGCCGCGGACGCGCGCTCGCGGCGGCGCCCGACGACCCCGCGGCGCACCGGGTCCGGGTCCGCGGCGGCGCTGCTCCGCCTGGACCGCTACTCCGATGCGATTGCGGCACTGGACCGGCACGTGGTGGACGGCGAGCGCAAGGCCGGGCGGCGCCCCGAGGCCCGCGTGTACCGGGCGCGGGCGCAGGCCGCGGTCGCCGTCGGCGACTACGCCGCCGCCGCCGAGGATTACGGGCGGGGCGCTGGACGGCGACGACCGGGCGAACGCGGCCGCGGACCACGCCGGGCGCGGGTGGTGCCACGTGATGCTGGAAACCTGGCCGCTGGCGCTGCGCGACTTCGAGCGGGTGGTGCGGCTCGATCCCGGGAACAGTGA
- a CDS encoding tetratricopeptide repeat protein, with the protein MMLETWPLALRDFERVVRLDPGNSDGYNGRGYVLARGGHAAEAVRDADKALEVGPDRPRTRYSAARIFAQAAGSTPRDDPADRVKQRQHRERSLELLRDALGALPKAERAEFWRRNVEHDAALNPLRTTDEFRALAAAYAAGAP; encoded by the coding sequence GTGATGCTGGAAACCTGGCCGCTGGCGCTGCGCGACTTCGAGCGGGTGGTGCGGCTCGATCCCGGGAACAGTGACGGCTACAATGGCCGGGGGTACGTGCTCGCGCGGGGCGGCCACGCCGCGGAGGCCGTGCGGGACGCGGACAAGGCTCTGGAAGTCGGCCCGGACCGGCCCCGGACCCGGTACAGCGCCGCTCGCATCTTCGCCCAGGCCGCGGGCAGCACCCCGCGGGACGATCCCGCCGACCGCGTGAAGCAGCGGCAGCACCGGGAACGATCGCTCGAACTGCTGCGGGACGCGCTGGGGGCGCTCCCGAAAGCCGAGCGGGCGGAGTTCTGGCGCCGGAATGTCGAACACGACGCGGCCCTGAACCCGCTCCGCACGACCGACGAGTTCCGGGCGCTGGCCGCCGCCTACGCCGCGGGGGCGCCGTGA
- the tnpA gene encoding IS66 family insertion sequence element accessory protein TnpA — MPAVPAASRRDPAATRRRWAERLERFRRSGQTIAQFCAAEGVSPPSFYVWRRTLADHAPSPVPVTPTLVPIRLTPSPAGPPIEVVFPSGTVLRFPVDARPEVIAALVHAVEGRPC; from the coding sequence GTGCCTGCTGTCCCTGCTGCCTCTCGCCGTGACCCGGCCGCCACCCGTCGCCGGTGGGCCGAACGACTCGAACGGTTCCGCCGGTCGGGGCAGACGATCGCTCAGTTCTGTGCCGCCGAGGGCGTCTCACCGCCGTCCTTTTATGTGTGGCGGCGAACCCTCGCGGACCACGCCCCATCACCCGTACCGGTCACTCCGACGCTCGTCCCCATCCGCCTGACCCCGTCGCCCGCCGGACCGCCGATCGAGGTGGTGTTCCCGTCGGGAACCGTCCTGCGGTTCCCGGTCGATGCCCGACCGGAGGTCATCGCCGCCCTCGTGCATGCGGTGGAGGGGCGCCCGTGCTGA
- the tnpB gene encoding IS66 family insertion sequence element accessory protein TnpB (TnpB, as the term is used for proteins encoded by IS66 family insertion elements, is considered an accessory protein, since TnpC, encoded by a neighboring gene, is a DDE family transposase.) produces MLSIPPTTQLWYGGAVDLRLGFDGLYRHVQSTLQADPLSGHLFIFTNRSANRLKALYWTRHGLCLWCQRLERGRYHFPTPTDRKLELTATEFAMILDGIDYSSAKRFTRYCRPKASESDLRTRTS; encoded by the coding sequence GTGCTGAGCATTCCACCCACCACCCAGCTCTGGTACGGCGGGGCCGTCGATCTGCGCCTCGGGTTCGACGGCCTGTACCGCCACGTCCAATCCACGCTTCAGGCCGATCCCTTGAGCGGGCATCTGTTCATTTTCACCAATCGCTCGGCCAACCGGCTCAAGGCCCTGTACTGGACCCGCCACGGGCTCTGCTTGTGGTGCCAGCGACTCGAGCGCGGGCGGTACCACTTCCCCACCCCGACCGACCGCAAACTCGAACTCACCGCCACCGAGTTCGCCATGATCCTCGACGGCATCGACTACTCGTCGGCCAAACGTTTCACCCGTTATTGTCGCCCGAAAGCGTCCGAATCCGACTTGCGCACCCGCACGTCCTGA
- the tnpC gene encoding IS66 family transposase has protein sequence MDSDAPLPTDVLTLQGMVRALQAENADLRTQLQRQAEQFQRTIDDLRAEVAALKAKLDRATTHRFGRRSERTPKPPKVPGDGPAKRRHDHGRSPLPAHLERRDTVLDLTPDERRCSGCGGDRVCIGQTQTEQLDCDPTPYFVRRTIRKTYACQQCPPTVRAEDRIRTATPSTVGPIDKGLCGPGLLAEVLVGKFLDHLPLHRQVARIGRAGVTVSESTLGDWVKQSAVLLTSLYQLMLERVRTCPVLWSDDTRSRFAQPGERTMPHGHFWVGIGDPTAPYTAFHFTTGYDAASGPDQFLGGFRGHVHADCLAQYNGLFAAGAKHVACWSHARRKFLGAGDPGAKAVERINRLYHIEHTLPAPDSPEHIVARRATRQARALPILNDLKAWLDAALGTALPKSALGAAIRYVANHWAAFVRYTEDGRLSIDNNLSERTLRLIAVGRSNWKFVGSAKAGAHAAVHFSVVGTCRHLGLDATAYLREVLPALHALGEKPTADQLAPLLPDVWAKRQQSRLLVA, from the coding sequence ATGGACTCCGACGCCCCGCTGCCGACCGACGTGCTGACCCTCCAAGGGATGGTGCGTGCCCTCCAGGCCGAAAACGCCGACCTCCGCACGCAGCTCCAACGCCAGGCCGAGCAGTTCCAACGGACCATCGACGACCTGCGTGCCGAGGTCGCGGCCTTGAAGGCGAAGTTGGACCGGGCCACGACGCACCGGTTCGGCCGGCGGTCCGAACGCACACCGAAGCCACCGAAGGTCCCCGGCGACGGACCCGCGAAGCGGCGCCACGACCACGGCCGTTCGCCACTCCCGGCGCACCTCGAACGCCGCGACACGGTCCTCGATCTGACCCCCGACGAGCGCCGCTGCTCGGGCTGTGGTGGCGACCGCGTGTGCATCGGCCAGACCCAGACCGAGCAACTCGATTGCGACCCGACCCCGTACTTCGTGCGGCGCACGATCCGCAAGACGTACGCGTGCCAACAGTGCCCCCCGACGGTCCGGGCCGAGGACCGGATCCGGACCGCCACGCCGAGTACCGTCGGACCGATCGACAAGGGACTGTGTGGTCCGGGCTTGTTGGCCGAGGTTCTCGTCGGGAAGTTCCTCGACCACCTGCCGCTGCACCGCCAAGTCGCCCGGATCGGGCGCGCGGGGGTGACGGTGTCCGAGAGTACCTTGGGCGATTGGGTGAAACAGTCCGCGGTGTTACTGACGTCGCTGTACCAGTTGATGCTCGAGCGGGTGCGCACGTGTCCGGTCCTCTGGTCCGATGACACCCGCTCGCGGTTCGCCCAGCCCGGTGAGCGAACGATGCCGCACGGCCACTTCTGGGTGGGGATCGGAGATCCGACGGCCCCGTACACGGCGTTCCACTTCACGACCGGTTACGACGCCGCGAGCGGACCGGACCAGTTCTTAGGCGGCTTCCGGGGCCACGTGCATGCCGATTGCCTCGCACAGTACAACGGCCTGTTCGCCGCCGGAGCCAAGCACGTCGCCTGTTGGTCCCACGCGCGCCGCAAGTTCCTCGGCGCCGGGGACCCCGGGGCCAAGGCGGTCGAACGCATCAACCGGTTGTACCACATCGAGCACACGCTTCCGGCGCCGGACTCACCGGAGCACATCGTCGCCCGTCGCGCGACGCGGCAAGCAAGGGCGCTCCCGATCCTGAACGACCTGAAGGCGTGGCTCGACGCGGCACTCGGGACGGCGTTGCCCAAGTCGGCCCTGGGGGCCGCGATCCGGTACGTGGCGAATCACTGGGCCGCGTTCGTCCGGTACACCGAGGACGGGCGACTCTCGATCGATAATAACCTGAGCGAGCGAACGCTCCGGCTGATCGCCGTGGGTCGGAGCAATTGGAAGTTCGTGGGCAGTGCGAAGGCCGGTGCGCACGCCGCGGTTCACTTCTCGGTGGTGGGCACGTGTCGGCACTTGGGTCTCGATGCGACGGCATACCTGCGTGAGGTTCTTCCGGCCCTTCATGCGTTGGGCGAGAAGCCGACGGCGGACCAACTCGCACCTCTTCTGCCCGACGTGTGGGCGAAGCGTCAACAATCCCGACTCCTCGTCGCGTAA